A region of the Oceanihabitans sp. IOP_32 genome:
GTTATTCATCATTTAAACGCAGCTTCACTTTGCCAGAAAGTGTAGACGACGATAAGATTGAAGCGCATTATAAAGAAGGTATTTTAAGTGTTATTTTACCTAAAAAGGAAGAGGCTAAACAAAAGTCAGCAAGACGCATTGAAATTTCTTAATCGCAACTTAGTTGCATGAACAACGCCTTAGATGCGATTTAAAATACTCGCATCTAAGGCGTTTCTTTTTAGTCTAAAAAAACAAATTTACTTCCAAACAGACCTTCAAATTTTTCCCTTAATTTTATTGATACAAAGGATGACTTTATATGTCTTATGCTCTAAAAACCGTCTAGACCTTCATCAAAATTGAATAAAGCATAACCCTCGTCTTCCATATATCCGGGAACATCAGATTTTTGATTCTGAGCAGCCTCATCGGATACTGGAGTTGAAAATGGCATTTTGCCTTGAGGCTTAAATCGACCTGTTACAACATCTAATAAAGCTTCTGGAGTAGTTCCAAAGGTAGCGAGAACACTCTTTACGTGCTTTGATCCCTCTTGATAAATCTCGTCTATAGCCCAAGGATTTGAGTAATTCACAGCCAGTATTGTTGGTTTTTTAGAAGTTAGTGTTTTAATATAGTCTACATCCACATTGTTATTGGAAAGATTAATATGTAGTGCACTACCATCTGCGTCAAATAAAGAAGGAGATTTTGGTACCAACCACAATAATATCAAGTCTGCTTTTTCGGGGGTGTTTACAATTTCTATATCCCATTCATTCTTTTCTGTTTGAAAAACATTAGAAGCCTCAGCACCTTTTTTTGGATAATACGTTTCAAAATAGACTTTCGTTTTTGGTTTTATAGGAAGAGTTTTTCCTTCTCCAAGATTAGTATTACGCAATAGAACGATAGATTTACGCATCGCTAAATCTGCACGCAGTTGAAATTCTTTTTTGCCTATTGTACTTATAGCTGCATCGATACTTACATATGGATCCTCAAAAAGTCCTAAGCGAAATTTCTCTAACAATAGAAGATTTACAGACTCATCGACCTTAGGCATAAGTTCTGGGTGTTGTTTTAATGTGGTGATAAGTTGCTCTGGATTAGCGGTACCCGAGAATATATTTACGCCTGCATCTATGGCCATTTTATAACGCTCGGTAATACTGAGTTCCTCGACACCCCAAGGCATCATATCTATAGGTCCTGTATCTGAGTTTATAATGCCTTCAAAACCTAATTCGCCGCGCAATACCTCTTGTAGAATTCGTTTGTTATACGCATAAGCGACCTCATCGTATTGGGTTCCCACGGGATACGAATAATATGGCATGATTGCCGAAGTTCCTGCCTCGATAGCCGCTTTAAAGGGAATTAAATTCGTATTGAACATGCCTCCAGGAAAAACTTCTCTTTTTCCCCAATCAAAATGTGGGTCGTGTCCCCCTTCTGCAGCTCCTCCGCCAGGAAAGTGTTTGGTTGTTAGCGCTATAGAATTAGGGCCTAATTCTTTGCCCTGAAAACCCAATACTATTTCACGCATCATATTTGCAGATAAGTCGGCGTCTTCTCCAAAAGTACCTTCTACTCTTTGCCATCTTGGTTCTGTGGCAAGATCAGCCATGTACATATAGCCTTTTCTTATTCCTGCAGCCCTCCACTCTTGTCTTGCTATATTGGCAAATTCACGAACCAACTCGAAATCACGCATGGCTGCCATACCCAGCTCTCCAGGCCAAGTAGAGAACGGCGTTTTACCAACACTTAAACCTATAGAAGCATCCATGGTGATATGATTTCTGGGGTTAGAGGTTATAATACCCGGAATACCAAGACCATCACTTTCACACAAAGCTTGTAGATTATTTGCCCATTCTGCCAAAATTTTCGGAGAGGGATTAGCTCGTAAAATAAAATGCCGTTTATGAAATTGAGTGACATCCTTAGTGGTACCCGCAGCACCCATATTAGGAGCTGGTAAAGGTTTTTTAGTAAACATATTAATATCCCAAACCAAATCAGTTTCGTTAAAACCACTTGAAATAGCTCCTTCACTTTGTGGTTTTTGAAATGACCAGTCGTTTTCCAAACGCGTAGAACTTATAATCATAAATCCAGCTTTTTGCTCTAAGCTCATTTTAGAAATTAAATCCTGACTACGCTCTTCATAGGGTAAACGCCAATCTTCGTAAACATCAAGCTTTCCATTTTTGTTAAGATCTTTAAATTGAAGACCATCGAGCGCTATCAATTCTACAGCTCTATAGCCCAGTTGCACTTGCATAGGTTCTTCTTGCTTGTTGGTATGACGACAACTAGACAATAATGTTGCCATGGCGCATAAGACCGTAAAAATAACCAAGTGCTGTGTTGCTTTTTTTAAATACATAATATTGTTGTTATTTATTCGTAGGATTCCATGGCAAAATTTTGAAACCAAGCATGATGATAAATTAAAGTAATCCAAATTTTTAATGGTTAGATATGCCACCACGGTTAAATCTACTATTTTATTTTTTTTGAGCGTAAGAAAAATCACCGCTGTTTCAGTCCTAATTTAATTTTTCAAATTCAAAATTTTAAGGCTTGTTTAAATGCTTCGGCTCTTTTTTTTAAAACCACACTTTTCTATTTATCAACTGTTTTCGTGTGCGAACACAAATCTAATCAAAATATTACACAATATCAGGCTCTAAAATGAAAATAGAATGTTTTTATAAAACGCGAATATCTTTTCTAAACAAAAATATTTTAACTATTTTTGGTGTTTTAACTACTCTAAATCAGGACTAAAGCCAGCTTTTAGCGTATAGTCTTTTTAAACAACCTAGAATATTGTGAAAACAATTAAAGATATAGCAGAAGAAGCTAAAGTATCTACTGGAACTGTAGATCGGGTAATCCACAACAGGCCAGGAGTTTCGCTAAAGACCAAGACTAAAATCCAGAAATTACTGAAGAAGTATAATTTTGAAACCAATTTACTTGCCAGCACCTTAGCCTCTCAAAAAAAATATGTTATTGTGGCTTTAATTCCTTTGCATAAATCTAAAAAAGACTATTGGTATGAACCAAAAAAAGGAGTAAAAATAGCTTTTAAAGAAATTCGGAAATACGGAGTAGAAGCACATTGTATACATTTTGATCAGTTTGATCTGAACAGCTACAAAAAGGGTTTAGATCAAATTCTTAAAATAAATCCAGATGGCGTGGTATTGGCGCCTTTTTTTTACAATACGTCTTCAAAGTTTAGTAAGGTTTTAGATGAGAAAAATATACCCTATGTCTACATTAATATAGACCTAGAAGAGCAGAAAAACCTCTCATTTATTGGACAAGACTCTTTTAACAGTGGTTACTTATGTGGTAAGATGATGAATTTATGTGTTAACGAAACCACACACTTAGCTATTCTTTTATCAAAAAAAAATGTAGATAACCATCGAGCCATAGAAGATAGGGTTAAGGGATTTTTAAACTATTTCTCACAAAAGAATACCAATCGGGTAATTAAAAAAATTTTCTTCGAGAGCATGGAAATAGAGCAAGTTAGAAAAGTTCTTACCAAAGAGCTCATCAAGGATAATGAGATTAAAGGCTTATTTATTCCCTCTAGCTCTGCCCATATTGTCGGCGATTTTCTTGAAAGTATAGATCTTACTCATATTCGGGTTATTGGCTTTGATGCACATCAAAACAATATAGATTATATTAAAAAAGGTATTATTGATTTTGCAATAGACCAAAACCCCTTTGATCAAGGTTATGTTGGGGTTAAAATACTATTTGAGTATTTATTGTTGCGAAAAGAACCAAATCCTAAATACAACTCTCCAATGACGATAGTGACCAAAGAAAATGTAGATTATTTTAACGTCATGTCGCTCATTGAATTCGCGACTTAATGTTACCGTGTGAATTAAAAGCCAAAACCATACAATTAAAATGATATAACTATTTTTTGTATAGTTTTGGCTTTTGATTTTATAGAAAAAAACCCAGTACAACTCTATATTAAAAGCTTATACCAAATTAACAATGTGACATTCAAAATTAAATTGGTATTAACGCTTTTTCTTCGTCGTAAATATATAGATTTATGTTTTTAACTACCTTTAATAAAAGTCTTTTAAGGTTTTGTGTATAATTTCATTATTATACATGGCATCTAATCCCATTTGTACACCAACCGCTGTATTTGCTCCAGTAATGAGATTAGAATTAGGTGCTGTATTATTTAAAATACTGTCCTTAAAATCCATTAAGGCCTGTTTAGTTGGGTTGGCATGCTCAACTTCAATTGGAATTCCGTTTTCTTGCTCCCAGGCTTTTGTTGCTCCAGAAACACCATCAACGTTCCCCATTTCTTTCTTATCATTTGCTTCTGGATAAAACCAAGCTTTTTCATAATCCAGAACAATGGTACCTTTATCGCCTAACACTTTAATTTTGAAATCGTCTTTAGAATTACTGGTTAAACAGGTAAACTTTGCCTTAACACCGTCTGGATAGCTGTAAATAAGATGAATATTGTCGAAAGTCTCCCGACCATCTTTCCAGTAATCTACGCCACCCACACCAAGAACCTTATTGGGTGTCGCATCCAAAACCCAATTCGCAAAGTCTATTTGATGAGAACAAAGCTCGGCAACGAGTCCGCCAGAATATTCCCTGTACATCCTCCAATTTACGGCCCTCTCCATACTTGGTTGGGGCACCGGACGTCTCCAATCGCCATTACGATTCCACTGACAATCGAAAGCGACTACCTTTCCAATCTTGCCTTCACGTATAAGATTAACCACGTGATTGTACAATCTTGAACTATGATATTGATGTCCTGTTTGGAATATTAGAGAAGATTGAGATCCTTTCTCTACAAGCGCCTTGATTCCAGAATACCCTTTTGCCAAAGTTTTTTCGGCAAAAACATGTTTTCCTGCATCAATACTATCAATGCCAATTTGAG
Encoded here:
- a CDS encoding substrate-binding domain-containing protein, giving the protein MKTIKDIAEEAKVSTGTVDRVIHNRPGVSLKTKTKIQKLLKKYNFETNLLASTLASQKKYVIVALIPLHKSKKDYWYEPKKGVKIAFKEIRKYGVEAHCIHFDQFDLNSYKKGLDQILKINPDGVVLAPFFYNTSSKFSKVLDEKNIPYVYINIDLEEQKNLSFIGQDSFNSGYLCGKMMNLCVNETTHLAILLSKKNVDNHRAIEDRVKGFLNYFSQKNTNRVIKKIFFESMEIEQVRKVLTKELIKDNEIKGLFIPSSSAHIVGDFLESIDLTHIRVIGFDAHQNNIDYIKKGIIDFAIDQNPFDQGYVGVKILFEYLLLRKEPNPKYNSPMTIVTKENVDYFNVMSLIEFAT
- a CDS encoding glycoside hydrolase family 3 protein, which encodes MYLKKATQHLVIFTVLCAMATLLSSCRHTNKQEEPMQVQLGYRAVELIALDGLQFKDLNKNGKLDVYEDWRLPYEERSQDLISKMSLEQKAGFMIISSTRLENDWSFQKPQSEGAISSGFNETDLVWDINMFTKKPLPAPNMGAAGTTKDVTQFHKRHFILRANPSPKILAEWANNLQALCESDGLGIPGIITSNPRNHITMDASIGLSVGKTPFSTWPGELGMAAMRDFELVREFANIARQEWRAAGIRKGYMYMADLATEPRWQRVEGTFGEDADLSANMMREIVLGFQGKELGPNSIALTTKHFPGGGAAEGGHDPHFDWGKREVFPGGMFNTNLIPFKAAIEAGTSAIMPYYSYPVGTQYDEVAYAYNKRILQEVLRGELGFEGIINSDTGPIDMMPWGVEELSITERYKMAIDAGVNIFSGTANPEQLITTLKQHPELMPKVDESVNLLLLEKFRLGLFEDPYVSIDAAISTIGKKEFQLRADLAMRKSIVLLRNTNLGEGKTLPIKPKTKVYFETYYPKKGAEASNVFQTEKNEWDIEIVNTPEKADLILLWLVPKSPSLFDADGSALHINLSNNNVDVDYIKTLTSKKPTILAVNYSNPWAIDEIYQEGSKHVKSVLATFGTTPEALLDVVTGRFKPQGKMPFSTPVSDEAAQNQKSDVPGYMEDEGYALFNFDEGLDGF
- a CDS encoding Gfo/Idh/MocA family protein, translating into MKRRDFVIKGGLGALAAVTSTSVLANALNFNGANAVINVGIIGSGNRGTGLMPILNAMDGIHVTACCDVLPFRLEEGLAKAGRKAKGYNDYRKLLDNKDVDAVIIATPLNTHSQIGIDSIDAGKHVFAEKTLAKGYSGIKALVEKGSQSSLIFQTGHQYHSSRLYNHVVNLIREGKIGKVVAFDCQWNRNGDWRRPVPQPSMERAVNWRMYREYSGGLVAELCSHQIDFANWVLDATPNKVLGVGGVDYWKDGRETFDNIHLIYSYPDGVKAKFTCLTSNSKDDFKIKVLGDKGTIVLDYEKAWFYPEANDKKEMGNVDGVSGATKAWEQENGIPIEVEHANPTKQALMDFKDSILNNTAPNSNLITGANTAVGVQMGLDAMYNNEIIHKTLKDFY